One region of Molothrus aeneus isolate 106 chromosome 1, BPBGC_Maene_1.0, whole genome shotgun sequence genomic DNA includes:
- the MATCAP2 gene encoding putative tyrosine carboxypeptidase MATCAP2, whose translation MLESICVTEKLHWPKTELSRKSVLSLEVHKLNINNENSLQHPPSGILKDIFTTGTSSYNVLLQSKEEKKHHAQKQPSSHHKKHRRAAAKRSCSPRGSRGKAPLSLPGGRRCGPRQPPLLGNGPAAAALGSAPAPPARPRSRAKKHSSLARPKQAPASKGHGQEGDAAGQKLCLLTAIKPSNVEKEKVKFFDSDFTYNPQFEYENPALPNVLAKHSHASDRFLKQSINIMKRTLQKYGSYEKFEQATGGSLLTKSRIWNHVRKYMVKEGCLGEIVVHLTEDLLSRASMTVVNGRPTLTINVSTAREHWLEGMLRHEIGTHYFRGFNNNSQPWCNRNGRRKHGLKPINPTEEGLASIHSVLFRKDPFLWRAALLYYTVYQASQMSFSQLFQDVGKFVKDPNTRWDYCVRAKRGWTDTSQPGCFNKDQVYLDGILRILRYRESIDFHLLTALGKISYEDVDRLKGLAVIENMRVPHFLQDHARYMEHLKKIMEVNELTDEELQDLIN comes from the exons ATGCTGGAGTCCATCTGTGTCACCG aaaaactTCACTGGCCTAAGACAGAGCTTTCTAGGAAATCAGTCCTGAGTCTGGAAGTACACAAGCTGAACATTAATAATGAAAACAGCCTCCAGCATCCTCCTTCTGGCATCCTTAAGGACATTTTCACAACAGGAACCAGTAGCTACAACGTCCTTCTGCAgagcaaagaggagaaaaaacaccACGCTCAGAAGCAGCCCTCCTCGCACCACAAGAAGCACCGGAGAGCCGCCGCCAAGCGCTCCTGCAGCCCGCGGGGCAGCCGCGGGAAGGCGCCGCTGTCGCtgccgggcgggcggcgctgcGGGCCCCGGCAGCCGCCGCTGCTCGGCAAtggccccgcggccgccgccctCGGcagcgccccggccccgccggcccggccccggaGCAGAGCTAAGAAGCACTCCAGCCTCGCAAGGCCAAAGCAGGCCCCGGCCTCCAAAGGCCATGGGCAGGAGGGCGATGCCGCTGGGCAGAAGCTGTGTTTGCTGACTGCCATCAAGCCGTCCAACGTGGAGAAAGAGAAGGTGAAGTTTTTCGACTCGGACTTCACGTACAATCCTCAGTTTGAATATGAAAACCCTGCTCTGCCAAACGTGTTAGCTAAGCACAGCCATGCGTCCGACAGATTTCTTAAGCAG TCCATTAACATTATGAAGAGGACATTGCAGAAATATGGAAGCTATGAAAAATTTGAACAGGCCACTGGAGGCAGCTTGCTGACCAAAAGTCGTATCTGGAATCACGTTAGGAAGTACATGGTGAAAGAAGGCTGTCTTGGTGAG ATTGTGGTCCATCTCACGGAGGACCTGCTGTCGCGAGCCTCCATGACGGTGGTGAACGGCCGCCCCACTCTCACCATCAATGTCTCCACCGCGCGCGAGCACTGGCTGGAGGGCATGCTGAGACACGAGATTG GAACTCATTACTTTCGGGGTTTCAACAACAACAGCCAGCCTTGGTGCAACCGCAATGGCCGTAGGAAACACGGGTTAAAGCCAATCAACCCCACAGAAGAGGGGCTAGCGAGCATTCACAGCGTCCTGTTCCGCAAAGACCCTTTTCTTTGGAGAGCTGCCCTGCTCTACTACACGGTGTACCAGGCAAGCCAAATGTCCTTCAGTCAGCTTTTCCAGGATGTGGGCAAATTTGTCAAGGACCCCAACACTAGGTGGGATTACTGCGTACGGGCCAAGAGAGGGTGGACTGACACCTCACAACCAG GCTGTTTCAATAAGGACCAAGTGTACTTGGATGGCATCCTCCGAATCCTGAGATACAGGGAGTCCATTGATTTCCATCTTCTGACAGCCCTTGGAAAG ATCTCCTATGAGGACGTGGATCGCCTGAAAGGATTGGCTGTGATTGAGAACATGAGGGTGCCACACTTTTTGCAAGACCACGCCCGGTACATGGAACACTTGAAAAAGATCATGGAAGTCAATGAGCTGACTGATGAGGAGCTCCAGGATCTCATAAATTAA